In the Gammaproteobacteria bacterium genome, one interval contains:
- a CDS encoding ABC transporter ATP-binding protein → MINISGLAFRYPDGEFQLRVPEFAVAEGEKIAVIGPSGSGKTTLLNLIAGILQPAGGTVEVGDVRVDALTDSERRNFRITNIGFVFQDFELLDYLNVLDNILHPYRITGALMLDGEVRARAAMLAESMGIGNKLKRLVNDLSQGEKQRAAICRALLPWPKVILADEATGNLDPTNKSRILDLLFRSVDEHNATLLAVTHDHDLLKRFDRVIDFEDFRDGDAT, encoded by the coding sequence ATGATTAACATCAGTGGTCTCGCGTTTCGCTATCCGGACGGCGAGTTTCAGCTCCGTGTGCCTGAGTTCGCTGTTGCCGAGGGCGAAAAAATTGCTGTGATTGGCCCCAGTGGCTCGGGCAAGACAACACTGTTGAACCTTATTGCCGGTATCCTGCAGCCCGCCGGTGGGACGGTGGAGGTGGGTGACGTGCGAGTGGATGCACTCACGGATTCTGAGCGTCGTAATTTTCGGATTACAAACATCGGATTTGTATTTCAGGATTTTGAACTCCTGGACTATCTCAACGTGCTCGATAATATCCTTCATCCTTACCGCATTACCGGCGCCCTTATGCTCGATGGGGAGGTGCGCGCTCGTGCGGCGATGCTTGCCGAGAGCATGGGTATTGGCAACAAGCTCAAGCGCCTTGTCAACGATCTCTCACAAGGCGAAAAGCAACGTGCCGCGATCTGCCGGGCGCTCTTACCCTGGCCGAAAGTGATCCTTGCAGATGAAGCAACCGGGAATCTAGATCCAACAAACAAGAGCCGCATTCTCGATCTGTTGTTTCGTAGCGTCGACGAGCACAATGCGACGCTCTTGGCGGTAACCCACGATCATGACTTGCTCAAGCGCTTCGACCGGGTAATCGATTTCGAAGACTTTCGTGACGGAGATGCAACGTGA